A stretch of DNA from Paenibacillus albus:
CCGTCGAGTTATCATGTACGCCCGTCCAATCCGTCCGAAGATACATCTCGTGCTCCGAATGATGATAGTTGGCTCCGGTTCCTTGAATGAACGCTTGTCCGGCTTCCGACTTCCGATCGCTTAAGAGCAGCATGCTCTTAGAGCCCCTGCTCCTCCGCTCATCCATGACTAGCTTGCTTAGCGTCCCAAAGACGCCTTGGCGCCTGTATTCCGGATGCACCATGCCATTCACTTCAAGCGGTGAACCCGCTCCGCCAAACTCGCAGATCCCGATATAGCCGATCAGCTCTTGTCCGTCAAAGTACATAAATTCATTGATTGGACCGATTCCCTTACGTTCTGTGCTTGAACGTGCGGCAAGCTTGTAATCCAATTCAAGCTTTAACGTTGTTTGATCCTCGCGGATGCATCTCTCCTGCAGACCGTTAATCAAGTCATAATCTTCTTCATTCATTCCTTCTCGAAGCTTTAGCCACGGGTTATGCATCGTCCTCGTCCTCATACCACACCTCATTTCTATTTAACGGAACGCCGCAGCATCCGATCCCATCAATGGCGAGCGCTCCAACAGCTTTCTAATGATCCAGCCGTCATCATGACTGTCTTCCTTCAAATGCTTGCAAGCAAGCTCTATGAGACCCGCCCACCACATTGGCGTTATGAGCTCCCACTCCTCGGGCTCAAGGGGCGACACTTCATCGTAGCCATATACGACCTCGTCGTACTTCCCCCGCCACGAGAGCGCAAATTCGCCGACACGATGATCCCAGTGGGCAAGCTCGAAGTCGAGAATACCGGTGAGCTTCCCATCCTGGAATCGTAAGTTCCATGGGGCAAAATCACCGTGAACCACTATGCCAGGGCGGGACTGAAGCTGCAGCCCTTCCGCTCGCTTGCGGGCACGCTCTAGATGCCACCGCAGAATGCGTATTTCCTCTGGCCTCTTCTTCTCATGAAGCGAGAGCAGCTGATCTAACTGGTTGTCTTGCAGAATCTCTTCACATCGACGCCAGTTCTGACGTTGTGAAGCTCCGCTGAGCTTCTTCAAATCCGTGTGGAACTGAGCCATCAGCCGCCCCCTTGCACGCTGCTCGGCTGCCGGATTCAGCGCTGATGGCGGTTCACCGTGAAGGAACGGGAACAAGCCCCACGTTTGCTCCCCGATCTCAATCGGCCCTTCAATTACAGCTGCAACCGGCCATCCAAGCTCAGCGATGCTTCTCAGCAGGTTGACCTCATACCGGATATTATCCTTGTGTGCTGCACGCGACCAGAGGCGCAGTACGAGGCGCTCGTTATTAAGGCTCACAAGCCAATGCTGATTGAGCCTGCCTCCCAGCGGGGCGATCACTTTAATGTTCAACCTGTCTAGCACTTCACTACTCGGGAGCAGTGAATCGGAGCTGTTCATCGCCATTCATTCCTCCATTCCCCGCAGCACGACTACATTTGGCTTATTCGGATCGAACATTCGCCGTGATCAGTGGGGGCGATGGATTTCAGATGAATCCGGTACAAGCGATCCCCCCATGCATTCCGCATGATCTCATCCTCTAGCCTAATTTCCTCTGACGAGACTGCATACCGCTCACCGTTATATTGGATACTTACCTTATTGCCGTGCTCATCCTGCAAAATGATATTCCCGCTCCCTGCTATCCGAGGAGCATGCGGCGTCATGAAGTTCAAAGCAATCTCATTCATGACTTGCTCGAGTTGATATTCATCCTTGATTTCAATATAAGACGACGAGCTTCGAATGAGCTGAATGGTACGTATCCAGCTGCTAATCTTCGCTGACTCCGGATATGCCGCCGCGAGGTTCAACGATAGCGATGACGCTCCGTCATCTATGCGATAATGCACATCCGTCGCCCTATAGTCCCTTCCATTCATTTGCCCAATCCCATCTATAGCCGGTACATTGTGATAGGCAGATTGCATGGCCCAAATCGTATATCGCTCGGAGAAAAACGACTTGGACGTGTAGGTCAATACGCCAGGGTCGATGATCATCGGGGAACCGTTGCAATAGACGATGAACTGTCCGATATCATTGTGGTTATGGCTCTCGTCGTTATGCCCGCCCTTGGCTGCAAGATATAATCCCGCGCTTGAATCCTGCTGCTCCCTTGCCACCATCATCTGGATTCCATCCAGCCATGCATCTCTTATATAAGGTGATTCCCCTGTATATTGCTCGATTTCCGCATAATGAAATAAGGCTGGCAGCACGCGAAACAGAGCAGGAAACTCGAATTGGGTCGTTTCTTCATGCCGTTTCCTCAGCTCCAATGCGCCTAGTGCGGACAGACGATCATCACCAATCCGGCGTCCATAACGATAAGCCAGCTCCGCGGGGATCTGTACCTTAGGCGCACTGTCCGCGTAATTAACATAGAAGGACTCGTTAATGTAAGCCTTGTATATATAGCGGCCAATCTGACCGATCTTGGGCTCGTGGAATACATTAATTCTCCCATCCGAAGCACCGTAAAGCAGTTCCAGACAGTCGAATAACGTACATCCGCCGTACATCCAATACTTCGGCCCTTCCTCGCAGCCCCCATCGGAGTGAAGCCTGTCGATATAGTGATCCAAGCTGCGCATCGCCTTGCTTACCGCCGCTTCTCTACGATCAGCGTCATCCTCCAAGAGCAGGAATGCCGTTAGACAGTTGGAATTACACCACGGAGTCCAATTGTTGAGCATTCTTTCTTGATTGAAGCCGAGCCACCACAAGTCGTTGCGGCTTAAGTAAGGATCAAGGATCCTGTTCTTTACTTCAAGCTCTATACGTTCGCAGACCATCACGCTAATTTCATTCAATTTGGTTTGGAGCAGATAGTGCGTCCAAGCGAGCAGGGACGCTGTCTCTGCAGAGAACAGCTCAATCACTTGATCATTCACATCCGGCAGAGGGTCCTGCCTCTTCATCATATAGCCATGCCCCGGAATGCCCCAAAATGTTTCTTCGCAGATACACCAAACCCCGTTGACGATATCATCCATAAACCGGCCCCGGTTCTCGATACATTCTGCGATGACCAAGGAAGCCAGCGCTCGTCTTCTCGCCCATGATGCATCGTCATATTTATTGCGATTGCCCGTCCGGCTGTATTCCATATACGCAGTGGCTGTCAGGGCTCCCCATGAATGATTAAGCTCTTGAGTACCTTTATCGATCCAGAATTCTCTTAAACGCTGGGGAAGCTCGTCCCACTTCGTGCGATCCTCGCTTGTAGGAAACGGCTTGTAATTAGCCCGAGACTGCAATAAATCTCCGAGGGTTTCATTGGCATATTTCTCAGCTAACATCGATGCATGACCCCTTATAAACGCAGAGTGTGATTATTTCTATACATATACTTCTACTTTTACCTAAAAAATCCCCTCTGAGAGATAAGCAGAGAAAGGCATCTTTCCAGATGTCCTTGTCCTCTTGTCTCCCCGAGGGGGATTTGTCTTACGCTTGTGCATAACACCTCTTACTTCTCTTGCTCCATGATCACCTGCTCGATCCCTAGCAGAATCAGCTTCAGACCGAATTCGAACGCTCTATCTGTCCCCATCAGCTCGAACAGCCCGTTCGTGAACATTCTCTTGAACAGTCCCGCATCCGTATCGCTCATGGTATCCAGAAGACTTAGCATCTCATCACCCGGAAGCGCACCCTTGTCCTCCTTAAGGATAGCGGCGACATTGCGCTCATGCTGATAATCGTCTAGAACGAAGTAGAAGACATAGTTCACAAGCGTAGTAACCACCTGCATCTTCTGCTCTTGCTCAAGCGGCGTCGATTCTACGCAGAGCAGCATACGGTTGGTGAACCGAATAATGTCCGGTTCGTGGGGCAGCGTCATCATCATGAGCTGCGTGGAGCAGGGATATCGTCCGAGCACACTCCGTACCGTTACAGCAAGTCCCGTCAGCTGCTCCTTCCAGTCTCCTTCAGAGTGGAACTCCTCCAGAATGATTTTCGATACTTGGTTAGCCAAGCGCTGGTAGAGCTCCTGCTTGCTCTTGAAGTACCAATACAGGGAGGGAGCTTGTATGCCCAGCCTGTCGGCCAATCGTCTCATGCTGAACTTCTCGATGCCATCCTCCCCAAGAAGCTCCCACGAGGTCTCTAATATTTTATCCTCCGAAATTTGCGGCTGCTGCCTTTTCATCGGTATCCATCCTTTGTCTTTTATCTAACAGTGTAAGTTTGTGCTTTACAGCTCTATGGCTTCATGATATCATCTAACACTGTAAGGCACAACCTAACACCGTTAGATATAACGTCAAACTAATAAAGAAAGCAGTGATGCACATGGATACAGAAAACCTCTATTATTTTGAAAAAGCACCAATCGCCAAGGCGGTCGCTCATTTCGCTGTTCCGATGATGCTAGGCACATCAATGAATGTCATCTACTCCATCTTGAATGCCTATTTCCTAGGTACACTCCATAATACAGCCATGCTAACGGCACTCGCGCTAACGCTGCCCTTATTCGCAATCATTATGGCGCTGGGCAACTTAATTGGCATGGGCAGCGGCACCTACATCTCCCGCTTGCTCGGAGAGAAGCGTTATGATGATGTCAAACACGTCTCTTCATTCGCCTTTTACAGCAGCTTAGTGCTCGGTCTTATCGTGATGGCTGTTGGTCTCCCGTTGATTGATCCCATCGTTCATGGCCTGGGGGCTACCTCAGACTCCTTCGGCTTCACGAAGGACTATGTTACCGTTATGATTATTGGATCGCCCTTCGTCGTCTTATTCTTTACGCTGGAGAACATCGTCCGCTCAGAGGGTTCAGCCATCACATCGATGATCGGTATGATTCTCAGCGTTGTTGTGAACATTATTCTTGATGCCTTAGTCATCTTCGTGTTCCACTTTGGCGTGATCGGCGTTGCGTCTGCTACGGTTGTATCGAACATCGTTGCAAGTGCGTTCTACGCCTTCCATATGGGCTATAAGAGCCAGTTCCTCACTGTCTCCGCGAGATGGTTCAAGGCTTCCAAGGACATTCTGGGCAATGTATTCAAGATCGGCGTTCCCGTCTTTATAATGAGTATCTTCTTGGGCGCGATGTCGCTTATCTTTAACCATTTCCTTATCGAATATGGGGATCAGGCGGTAGCGGCTTACGGGATTTCATCGCGTTTATTGCAATTTCCTGAGTTTGTTCTGATGGGATTATGCGAGGGTGTCGTACCGCTCATTGCCTTCTCTTTTACCGCGAATAAATTACGGATGAAGAATACGATCGGATTTACGATCAAAGTCATTGTGGCGTTAGCAGCCGTCTTCGGCGTCATCGTCTATCTGATCTCCGACCACTTAATTGGTTTATTCACAAATGACCCGCAATTAATTGAGATGGGCAGCTACATTCTGCATGTGACGTTCTTGTCTCTGTTCATTACAGGAATGACCACGTTGTTCACCGGGATCTTCCAAGCGACAGCGCAAGGGACTGCGGCATTTATTATGTCCATTATTCAAGGCGTTACGCTGATTCCTGTCCTCTTCATCGCCAATCATATGAACGGCTTCGATGGCGTGGTCTGGTCGCTCGTCATTGCGGATACCGTCGCGTTCCTGGTCGGGGCCGGCATGCTGTATATTCTGCGGAACAAATTGCAGCCGGATTTGGAAGGCTTGGTACAATAGAGACATGTTTAAGAGGCCATCCTTTCGGGTGGCCTTTTTTGAGCTCTCGCTATCGATTGCATTCCTTATTTCTTGCGAATTGGAATCCAAAGCTCGCTTATATAGTCATCTGACTGCGTGTTGCCCGGACCAAAGATCTGAATTTCGTACTCCATCGACTTCTCGTACCCGCTTGAAGGCAGCCATTCGGAGAATACTCGCGTCGTCAACGTCTCCAAAGGATGAACATCTTGATTCAGCGTGCCCTTTATCGAAAATACCGCCCATGTGCTCGCAGGAACCTCGAATGGCGTTAACTCAGGTAGAAGACGATCGTCCGCTTCGGCGCCGATCGCTTCCACAATGTTTCCGTCCTCGTCGGTATGCACGACACCCATCTGATAGAATGGCGCACGATACAGCCCGTAACTTGCAACCTTCGCATCCAGGCCGCCATCCAAATACGCATCCCAGAATCTCCAACGCTCCCCCATGCGATCTTCCCACTTGGCAGCATCGTCGTTAGACGTCCATTTGCCGAAGTTTTTGACGACGCCTACTCCTCGAATAATTCCTCGCTGCTCGATGCGATATTCCATATCCACCGCTCCTTTGATTGAGATTTGAAAGGAAAGACGGGGATACATCTTCAATTTCACACCGTTCGTAAAAGACTCGCGCGGCGATATGCCATGCCTCTGCCGAAACGCGCGGGCGAACGACTCCGGCGAGTCGTACCCGTACTTCTGAGCGACATCAATGACCTTAACCCTTCCGCTTTGCAATTCCAGAGCTGCGAGCGACAGCCGCCTGTTGCGGATGTACTCCGTGAATGAAATGCCTACCACATAAGAGAAAATACGTCCGAACTGGTACACGCTGCAGCATACGATAGCTGCAACCTCATTAATGTCAAAGTCCTCTTCAATATGTGTCTCAATATACTCGATGACCTTGTTCATGCGGTGTAGAAACTCGATGATACTCCCTCCTTTCGAGCTTAATCATAGAAGAACGGAGCATGGAATACCTTGCAGAATTAAGACAATGATGCTCGAACCTAGTATTTCACATATTCCGCATCATCGTTTGACACTCCTGCCCGTTATCTAATTTCGTTCAAGCGCGCTATTTGTAACGGAAGGCTTTTCAACTAGAATAAAAGAATAACTTTTACGCGGGAGGACGAACAATGAAATTTGCTATGATGTACAGCGGTGGCAAGGACAGCAGTTTGGCGCTATACCGGATGATCAACGAAGGTCATACTCCTGTAGCCTTGGTTACGACATTCAA
This window harbors:
- a CDS encoding GNAT family N-acetyltransferase, whose protein sequence is MHNPWLKLREGMNEEDYDLINGLQERCIREDQTTLKLELDYKLAARSSTERKGIGPINEFMYFDGQELIGYIGICEFGGAGSPLEVNGMVHPEYRRQGVFGTLSKLVMDERRSRGSKSMLLLSDRKSEAGQAFIQGTGANYHHSEHEMYLRTDWTGVHDNSTEDVTFRIATNADAREIQRQNAIYFGDDRVEEGTDEPESRMILPEEEAQRGMTIYLAEADGQVIGKVHIQLSSGIGGIYGLGVLPEHRGKGYGRAVLLRAIDRLKEAGARDIMLQVVVENASALRLYQTCGFVETSTMDYYEL
- a CDS encoding phosphotransferase enzyme family protein, whose translation is MAMNSSDSLLPSSEVLDRLNIKVIAPLGGRLNQHWLVSLNNERLVLRLWSRAAHKDNIRYEVNLLRSIAELGWPVAAVIEGPIEIGEQTWGLFPFLHGEPPSALNPAAEQRARGRLMAQFHTDLKKLSGASQRQNWRRCEEILQDNQLDQLLSLHEKKRPEEIRILRWHLERARKRAEGLQLQSRPGIVVHGDFAPWNLRFQDGKLTGILDFELAHWDHRVGEFALSWRGKYDEVVYGYDEVSPLEPEEWELITPMWWAGLIELACKHLKEDSHDDGWIIRKLLERSPLMGSDAAAFR
- a CDS encoding heparinase II/III domain-containing protein; amino-acid sequence: MLAEKYANETLGDLLQSRANYKPFPTSEDRTKWDELPQRLREFWIDKGTQELNHSWGALTATAYMEYSRTGNRNKYDDASWARRRALASLVIAECIENRGRFMDDIVNGVWCICEETFWGIPGHGYMMKRQDPLPDVNDQVIELFSAETASLLAWTHYLLQTKLNEISVMVCERIELEVKNRILDPYLSRNDLWWLGFNQERMLNNWTPWCNSNCLTAFLLLEDDADRREAAVSKAMRSLDHYIDRLHSDGGCEEGPKYWMYGGCTLFDCLELLYGASDGRINVFHEPKIGQIGRYIYKAYINESFYVNYADSAPKVQIPAELAYRYGRRIGDDRLSALGALELRKRHEETTQFEFPALFRVLPALFHYAEIEQYTGESPYIRDAWLDGIQMMVAREQQDSSAGLYLAAKGGHNDESHNHNDIGQFIVYCNGSPMIIDPGVLTYTSKSFFSERYTIWAMQSAYHNVPAIDGIGQMNGRDYRATDVHYRIDDGASSLSLNLAAAYPESAKISSWIRTIQLIRSSSSYIEIKDEYQLEQVMNEIALNFMTPHAPRIAGSGNIILQDEHGNKVSIQYNGERYAVSSEEIRLEDEIMRNAWGDRLYRIHLKSIAPTDHGECSIRISQM
- a CDS encoding TetR/AcrR family transcriptional regulator — encoded protein: MKRQQPQISEDKILETSWELLGEDGIEKFSMRRLADRLGIQAPSLYWYFKSKQELYQRLANQVSKIILEEFHSEGDWKEQLTGLAVTVRSVLGRYPCSTQLMMMTLPHEPDIIRFTNRMLLCVESTPLEQEQKMQVVTTLVNYVFYFVLDDYQHERNVAAILKEDKGALPGDEMLSLLDTMSDTDAGLFKRMFTNGLFELMGTDRAFEFGLKLILLGIEQVIMEQEK
- a CDS encoding MATE family efflux transporter, which produces MDTENLYYFEKAPIAKAVAHFAVPMMLGTSMNVIYSILNAYFLGTLHNTAMLTALALTLPLFAIIMALGNLIGMGSGTYISRLLGEKRYDDVKHVSSFAFYSSLVLGLIVMAVGLPLIDPIVHGLGATSDSFGFTKDYVTVMIIGSPFVVLFFTLENIVRSEGSAITSMIGMILSVVVNIILDALVIFVFHFGVIGVASATVVSNIVASAFYAFHMGYKSQFLTVSARWFKASKDILGNVFKIGVPVFIMSIFLGAMSLIFNHFLIEYGDQAVAAYGISSRLLQFPEFVLMGLCEGVVPLIAFSFTANKLRMKNTIGFTIKVIVALAAVFGVIVYLISDHLIGLFTNDPQLIEMGSYILHVTFLSLFITGMTTLFTGIFQATAQGTAAFIMSIIQGVTLIPVLFIANHMNGFDGVVWSLVIADTVAFLVGAGMLYILRNKLQPDLEGLVQ
- a CDS encoding AraC family transcriptional regulator, which encodes MNKVIEYIETHIEEDFDINEVAAIVCCSVYQFGRIFSYVVGISFTEYIRNRRLSLAALELQSGRVKVIDVAQKYGYDSPESFARAFRQRHGISPRESFTNGVKLKMYPRLSFQISIKGAVDMEYRIEQRGIIRGVGVVKNFGKWTSNDDAAKWEDRMGERWRFWDAYLDGGLDAKVASYGLYRAPFYQMGVVHTDEDGNIVEAIGAEADDRLLPELTPFEVPASTWAVFSIKGTLNQDVHPLETLTTRVFSEWLPSSGYEKSMEYEIQIFGPGNTQSDDYISELWIPIRKK